The nucleotide sequence GCTGATCGAGCCATAGGCGGAGTAGGCTTTCGAGCTGAGGTGATGGACGTGGCTGAAGAAGAGATTCAGGAACTGGATGCTCAGCCCCGCCCCGGTGGCGATGCAGAGCGTGGGCACCAGCGAGCGCAGCAGCACTGGCCAGTCTTCGCGATGGACGTGTAGCCAGTGACGGGCCGCGCTTTTCTCCGGCACGGGGTCGGGCAGCCTCGCATAGAGAAACGGGGCGGCGCAGGCGACGATGCTCATGAAAAGGAGGGTGGCGTGTTCGTCGAAGATCACCGTCGTCCCGGCGATCTGCACCGTGCCGATCGCCTGCAGCGCCGTGGAAAGCAGGCCGCCGCAGATGCTCGCCGCCGCCCAGGTCGCGAATTGCAGGCTGAGCGCCTCGCTGGATTGCTCTTCTGGCACCATCCGCATCGTCATCGGCAGGCTCGCCACATTCAGCAGCAGTCCCGCGAAGCCGGAGATGAGGAAGGAAATCGAAGCGGCATTCATCATGCCGAGCCGCACCGTTTCGAGCGATGCGAGGGCGGAAAGCGGGAAGAGGATGGACCCGATGAGCAGCGGCAGACGCAGCGGCTTCCCCCGCAGCCAGAGCCCGGCCGGAATGGCGAGGAAGAGCGTGGCGACAAACCGCTGCGAGCCGAGCGCCGCGATCTCCGGGTCATCCAGCCCGCGCTGCTTCAGGTAGAGATTCAGCAGCAGGAATTGCGCGGTGGTGATCAGATTGATCAGGAATTGCCCCGCGGCAAAGAGCACCACCGGCCGCGGCAGGGCACGATATCTCTCCAACCAGGCAGGCAAGCGCGGCATTGCGGCGCGTTGATGAGGCTGGCCGACGACCGACGCAAGGGATTTGCCGATTGTGGCGATCCCCGCGGCGGCTTTGCTCAAGGGGCCTTCTGGAAGGTCAGGTAAACCGGGCTGCCACTGACCATCGTCTCCACCGAGTCCGGTGTCGGCTGCAGGGGCAGCGCACCTTGTGGAGCATTCGCGGTAGTCGGCATCATCGTCGCGGCGATCAGCTTGCCCGGGGTTTCATCGATCACGGTCAGGGCACCCTTGCTCTCGCCGGTAGGAGCCCACACCGCCCAGATGATTTTTCCGTCGCTTTCGTGGCGATACTCCTGAATGCGCAGCGCTGGGGTATTCCTCACGATCTTCGCGAAGCGGTAGTCGCCGAGTGTCGCCTGCAGGTGGCTCACGGCGTGGTAGGAGGGCTTCGGTTTGAAATTCCGCGTGAGTCCGGAGCTGGCATGCAGGCTCGCCTTGTCCTCGTCATTGAAGAAATAGAGATAGGCCCGCTCCACCGGCATCGCGGAAAAGACCAGGAAGGAGCGCACGAGCCACTGCGCCTGCTGCTCATCGGTGACGCCTACCCACTTGGCGAAGTCGCCGGTCTTCTCCTGCGGCTGGGTGGTGCTGTCGTAGCCGAATTCGGTGATCCACACCGGCTTGCCCTTGGCGTGCTGGTCGCGCCAGCGGCAGAGGTCCTCCACGTCCTTCAGGTAGCGGGGCAGGGCGGGGTCCTCGGGAAAGCTGCGCTTCCACGTCGGCCAGCCTTCCATCTGGGCATAGGTGTGGATCGTGAGCACGTCGGTGAGATCGGTCAGGCCGGTGAGGCAGGAGACGCTCTTCTCGTAGTCGCCGCTCTTCCCGGTGGTCAGGTTGCAGGTGGCGATTTTCAGCCTGGGATCACCGGCGCGCAGACCCGTGGCCATGGCCTTGTACATGCGGGAGTAGTCAGCATCGCTCCACTTGCCCGGCTCGTTGCCGATCTCGACGGACTCCACCAGCTTGCGATTGCCGGAGGGGCCGAATTCCCTGGCGAATGCCTGGCCATAGGCTTCGGCGTCCTTCTCGATGTCCTTCCATTGGTCCCGCGGGATGGACTCGAACATCAGGCAGGCATTCGTCACCCAGCCGTGCTTTTGCCACGAGCCATACACGCCGCTCCAGTCCACCTTGTTCTTCGCGAAAGGGAACTCCGGCAGCACCGGGGTCTCCTTGCCCAGGTCCCACTCCACCGGATGATAGTCACGGACGAGCCGCGCGGCGGGTTGGTAGAGCTCCGGCTTGAATTGCACCGTGTGGCCATTGATGCCGATGAAATCCTTCATCAGCGGCGGCTGGGCGGCGGAGAAGCCGGAGAGGGCGAAGATGAGTGCGGGAGACAGGCGCATCATGGCAAATACGTGACCGCCGGGAAATTCTTCGCTCCCGGGTGATAAATCCAGCGCCGCGCTCCGCTGTCCGGGTGAAAGCATGGCATCTCCCACACAGGACTGGAACGACTGGCTCGCGGAAAACGCGGCTCGCTTCCTCCTTTTCGCCCGCCAGCAGACGCGCTGCGAGCACGATGCGGAGGACGTGTTGCAGGAGTCGCTTGTGGAGTCCTGGCAGCGCGCCGGTGGCAGGCCGGATGCCCCGCTCGTCTTCGCAACCATCCGCCGCCGGGCCATCGACCTCGGTCGTTCGAATGACCGGCGGGTGGTGCGCGAGCAGGAGAGCAGCGAGCTTTTCAGCCCGGCGGGCAGCGATCGTGAGGCGGCCGAGATGCTGGCCCACGAACTCCGCCGCCTGCCGCCGGAGCAGCGGGACGTGCTCACGCTGAAATTCTGGGGCGGGCTGACCTTTGCCGAGGTCGCCGCCACGCTCGAGATCCCGCAGGGTACCGCGGCCTCGCGCTACCGGCTGGCGCTCGAGTCCCTGCGCGAAACCCTGACCCCTTCACTGACATGAACTCCGACGAAGACATCGAAGCCCTGCTCGGCCGGGTGGCCCCGGCTTCGCCGTCCACCGACCTGATGGCCCGTCTTCAGGCGGCCCAGCCACCGGTGAGGAAGCCCGCACCGATCCTCCGGCTCTGGCTGCCGCTAGCGGCCGCGGCGGGCATGGCGGTCGCCTGGCTGTGGCCAGACCCTCCTGCTGCTCCGCAGACCATCGCGAAGTCACCGGAACTGCAGCCGGTCGGCAGCGTGCAGCACCTCATGGAAGTCGCCGACCTCGGGATCGTGGTTGGAGAAAATGACCAACCCGTCCGGCTGATCCGCACGCGCTGGATCGATGAAATTTTCTACGCCCCGGTGAATGGAGGAGAACCCGTGAAGGAAGGCCGCGTCCGCGAGGAGGTGCTGCCTGTATCCTTGGAAATCTACTGAAAAGACAAACAACAACCAAACCACTGCCATCATTATGAAGACCACGACATGTCTGTTCATCGCCGCGCTTTCCGCAGCTGCCTCGGCGCAGGAGCCCCTGCTCGCACCGGGTGGGAAGGCGGAGGCCCGGATCATCGGTATCCGCAGCGAACCCGCCGCGGACGTCACCATCCTCACGCCGGAGACGGCGGAACTTGCCGAGCCGCTGCGCTGGGCCTTCGGTCAAACCACTGCCATGGGCCATGAGGTCGTGCGCACGGGGCCTGTCGGCTTCCTCGGGCTGAATGCGGTGATCCTGCCCGGCGAGTTGTCCTCACATCTCTCCATCCCGCAGGACACCGGCCTGCTGGTCCAGCTCGTTGCAAAGGACAGCCCCGCCGAAAAGGCCGGCATTCAGGCCAATGACGTGATCGCGAAGCTGGACGACCAGATCCTCAT is from Luteolibacter flavescens and encodes:
- a CDS encoding MFS transporter, with the protein product MPRLPAWLERYRALPRPVVLFAAGQFLINLITTAQFLLLNLYLKQRGLDDPEIAALGSQRFVATLFLAIPAGLWLRGKPLRLPLLIGSILFPLSALASLETVRLGMMNAASISFLISGFAGLLLNVASLPMTMRMVPEEQSSEALSLQFATWAAASICGGLLSTALQAIGTVQIAGTTVIFDEHATLLFMSIVACAAPFLYARLPDPVPEKSAARHWLHVHREDWPVLLRSLVPTLCIATGAGLSIQFLNLFFSHVHHLSSKAYSAYGSISNVLVLFAGLIVPEVKRRFGWRGAILGVQSIAVVLLAAMGLTELQQAASWALPLAIGCFILRQPLMSMAGPSTSELTMSYVGERNRELISACNGAIWSGAWWLAARTFQILRSHDLPYWQVFITTAVLYLFGTVAYLGLIRTVEKRQEASPSPGGMNDPEPT
- a CDS encoding cellulase family glycosylhydrolase; translation: MMRLSPALIFALSGFSAAQPPLMKDFIGINGHTVQFKPELYQPAARLVRDYHPVEWDLGKETPVLPEFPFAKNKVDWSGVYGSWQKHGWVTNACLMFESIPRDQWKDIEKDAEAYGQAFAREFGPSGNRKLVESVEIGNEPGKWSDADYSRMYKAMATGLRAGDPRLKIATCNLTTGKSGDYEKSVSCLTGLTDLTDVLTIHTYAQMEGWPTWKRSFPEDPALPRYLKDVEDLCRWRDQHAKGKPVWITEFGYDSTTQPQEKTGDFAKWVGVTDEQQAQWLVRSFLVFSAMPVERAYLYFFNDEDKASLHASSGLTRNFKPKPSYHAVSHLQATLGDYRFAKIVRNTPALRIQEYRHESDGKIIWAVWAPTGESKGALTVIDETPGKLIAATMMPTTANAPQGALPLQPTPDSVETMVSGSPVYLTFQKAP
- a CDS encoding RNA polymerase sigma factor, translated to MASPTQDWNDWLAENAARFLLFARQQTRCEHDAEDVLQESLVESWQRAGGRPDAPLVFATIRRRAIDLGRSNDRRVVREQESSELFSPAGSDREAAEMLAHELRRLPPEQRDVLTLKFWGGLTFAEVAATLEIPQGTAASRYRLALESLRETLTPSLT
- a CDS encoding PDZ domain-containing protein, yielding MKTTTCLFIAALSAAASAQEPLLAPGGKAEARIIGIRSEPAADVTILTPETAELAEPLRWAFGQTTAMGHEVVRTGPVGFLGLNAVILPGELSSHLSIPQDTGLLVQLVAKDSPAEKAGIQANDVIAKLDDQILIDPRQLSVLVANKKEGDMVKIIYIRKGETHEADAVVGQREAIAAEKRFGKTGADVLLERAGGAPLRTFVRRFEIPGGGEMKVEGSVAEDITVVPATPVAPPAAESEDVKKQLEEIRAMLEALQQKVK